CTTGAGAAGATAATGATTTGGACGAGGAACTCTATATGTAAACACATATATCTATTTGCTGTTAGTTTGTTCCTATTAATCTTGAATTAAACAAATTATTCTTCTGCAATCCGTTCAATGGTTTTCATAGTCAGAAATGGCGTAGCTAAATATAATGGAAGATATGGGAAAATGGCGGAAAGAGATACAAAGTTTGGATGCATAAATTAAAGACAGAGAGGACCATTGAAGCTGGGAAATGGCGCAACAAAGTTTTACATAGCTCCTCTATTGAAACTGGACGgtggaaaagagagagcaaagCAAACATGAGCCTTCTTTCTGGCCTTCAAATACATGGGAAAAGAAGGGAGGGAACAAAAGAAGAGGacccccaaataaaaaaaaaaggcgcagGGAGATTTATGATCAAGAAAACCTCTCCTCCCTTGCACAAGTTTTTAGCTAGTTAGTCCTTTGAATCGATCGTCACGACCATGATAATTGGGAAGTGGCCAACCTTGGGACCATTTTCGCAGCTCTTTCCAACGGAGTTCGATGAAGTTATTCACACGGTATAATGCTGCTGGATCGTGTCGATGTCCAATCCTTTCAGCTTCACCACGGACTCGACATGACCTTTGAGCGTATGGAGCTCCCGAAGCctgcaaaaattgagaaaaagttTGCTTCTTATTCAGTTCACTAGGGAAGCATTCTAACAAGAGAGATCCATTCAAGAGAAAGAAAGACCGTCATCTTGTGTTATATTGAGCAACACCTCAGGGAGGCCTGACAACATTACCTTGCAACTTCAGCTCGTCTCTTGGCCTGCTCTGCAATCTCCGACAACTCCCTATAGCTGTTCTTGTCATTGAAGATGCTGGAAGTCTCCGGCGGTTGGAGACCGTGAAGAGTCCTTTGAGCAAGAGCCCATTgggcctctctctcctctttgccGTAATCTTTCTTGGTGGTGAATGCGGTCTATCGCATTGtcaaaacagaggaaaaagaagagttCAGTTTGTCGCATTTCACCCAATCAAATGTAGGTCAATTGCTGTGTGTTGTACTAAGGTAATACGACTAAAACATACCTTGTTTTCTAGCAAGTTGAGCCATGCCTTTCCACTCAAGATGTAGCGAATAGCGAACTTGAGAATATCCAGAGGCATGTAGAAGACGATGCTGTAGAGCCAGATGACCCCTGCCCATCCCCACCCACATCCCTTAATTTCAGCAAAGCCCCAGTTGGCATATACAGCTATCAATGTAGCAAcctgccaaaaggaaaaaagcaaagaatttTTTCGTCGTCAATATCAGAATTACTATATTTTGAGTTTCATAAGCATCAGGTGGAATACAAGTAGTAGCAGAATGGTGTAACTGAAGTTCTAAAAAATGCAGAAGATGGCTCAAGGGTCTTACGAGTTGTGCAATCATGAAAGCACTGACTAGAAGAAGCCCTGGGCGCTCAACGAATGACCAGCTACGAGATCTTGTCACAAATATCAACGCCTGACTCACGATACTCACTTGAAGGTACAGAgcagccatcatttcctccCGGTTTTCCCTCAGCGATCTGACATTAAAATGGTTCTGTCATATAAGAAGCAACAAAAAAGGAGTTAAAAGGATGAATCTTTATGCTGTGCAACAGAAGCAACAGCGAAATCTGTAAGAACAGAGGAATCTCATGTCTTACTGAGAAGAAGTCGGTTTCCTTCATGGCCCAAAAGAATATAACGGTCATCAGTCCCAAGTAACCTCCGAGCACAATACCGGTGGCAAATATCTCTTTCAGTTTCCAGCTATCAGGCATTGGAGATGGCTTCACTCTGTCCTTTGAAATTGTCATGATTGTTCCTTTAAAGAGTGAAATAGGATGCTATTAATTCCCATTGTCACTATGCCATTGCGAGGAAAAATTAAAGCCTTTCCCAAAGATGTGTAAGTGCTTACCGTCATTTAGAATGGCAATAATCAAAACCATGAATGGAGAAAAGTCGAACTTCCAAATTAGAGCAATAAGCATGAAACCAAACTGCAGAAACGGGAGCAAACCCACGCAAAGAGAATGAATAATCCATCCAAAGATCTGTGCTAGTCAGACATTATATGAGTAAAACATTCCACTTACCACTATACGGATAGTAATGGAGACTGCATATATCTGCAAGAAGTTACAAAAACAGAAGCAATGATTAGTTCcatccaagaagaaaaaagagagaagaaaaaacttAAGAAATAAAAGAATGTAGTACTGACAGTGTAGTTCTTCATCCTTTGGAATATAGCTCTGCTAGTCAAGACAGCACTGATGATAACACTCAGCCCAGGTTCTGTGAGGACAATATCAGAAGCACCCCGTGCAGCATCTGTAGCATCGGCAACAGCAATTCCAATATCTGCCTTTTTTAAAGCAGGGGCATCATTGACACCATCGCCCGTCATCCCGCAAATGTGCTTTCTCTCCTGCAATTTCTTCACAATCTCGTACTTATGCTCTGCCAAACAGAGAATTAGATAAGATTAGGCATCACTTGTTAGAGTAAGCAAATCTTGCAGTTGGAAATAGACACAAGAGTTAGTAGATGAGAATAAAAGGTACGAACCAGGGAAAACACCGGCAAAACCATCTGCTTTCTCAATGAGTTCTTCAATAGGAAGCGCCGCGATACTAACATCCTTGTCATGACCAAGCAGAGAAGCAGATGGGTACATATTGGTTCCCATTCCAAGTCTCCTACCTGTCTCCTTAGCAATGGCAAGTTGATCACCTGAAAGAGCATGTGTTAATCATATGCCAAACATTGAATATCCACTGTAATTTAATTGAGCAATGAACCAAGAAATCATTACCAGTAATCATCTTGACATTGACACCGAGATTGAGAGCTCTGCGAATAGTTTCTGCACTGTCATGCCTGGGAGGGTCAAAGAGGGGCAATAGACCAACAAATTGCCATGGGGCACCAGGACTCTCTTTGTTCTTCTCTGGCACTTCCTgtgaatgacaaaaataaagaatcttAGGGTTGCTTCCGAGTGAAAAGAACACTTACGTAGGAGTCTGAAAGGTTACATATCAAACACCTGTCTAGCCACAGCCAGGGACCGCAGCCCACGTTCAGCAAATTTGTCAATGACAGCGTGGACCTTCTTTTTAAGGTCGTCTCTGGCATTGCAAAGGGTTAAAATCTGTATCCAACAAAAGGCGAGAAACAAAGTCAGCGAACCAATCTAGTCACACTTTACTGCACGATGCATTGTTGGAGGACAATAGCCCATGATGCATTACTTGCTCAGGTGCTCCTTTGCTTGCACGGTGCCAGTTTCCATCCGAATCGACATAAGTCAAGGCAGTTCTCTTGTCCACAGGATTGAATGGGAAGAAATGCACCTCCGTGATCCCGGCTCGAGCCTACGTTTGAGCACATGAAGCATTGGGTACATCAGTCTTTCTGATCAAAACTAGCTCACTAGAGAGAAGACCACCATGAGATCGCAAAAGGTACTGTACCTCCTTCGGGTCAGCAAGCATTCCAACAATGGCCGCGTCAATGGCATCCTGGTTTTCTGTCCTAGAAGCTCTGGCCGCCAGCAATATCACATGCGGCTTCTCCACTCCTTTGGTGAACACTTCGACCAGGTTTACGTCGACACTCAACTTGTTCAAGGTCAGTGTCCCAGTCTTATCACTGCAGAGGACGTCCATTCCAGCCATCTCTTCTATGGCAGTCATCCTCTTAGTAATAGCACCTTGTTGAGACAGGCGGTGGGACCCAATGGCCATGGTCACCGACAGAACCGTGGGCATGGCAATGGGTATGCCTCCAATCAAGAGGACCAAGAGATTGTTGATTCCATCTCTGTACTTGCGGTGCTGGATTGGGTACATGACTATAAGCTCGACCAGCATTCCGACTGCTATTGAGCAGATACAGAAGTTCCCGATAGCGGTGAGCACCTTCTGGAAGTGCCCAACTTGGTTGGTGCTGTCCACAAGATGTGCGGCTTTAC
This genomic interval from Rhodamnia argentea isolate NSW1041297 chromosome 4, ASM2092103v1, whole genome shotgun sequence contains the following:
- the LOC115744484 gene encoding plasma membrane ATPase 4-like, whose amino-acid sequence is MGGDKASLEEIKNETVDLEKIPIEEVFEQLKCTPKGLTTEEGNTRLEIFGPNKLEEKKESKILKFLGFMWNPLSWVMESAAIMAIALANGDGKPPDWQDFVGIICLLVINSTISFIEENNAGNAAAALMAGLAPKTKVLRDGRWSEQDAAILVPGDIISIKLGDIIPADARLLEGDPLKVDQSALTGESLPVTKNPSDEVFSGSTCKQGEIEAVVIATGVHTFFGKAAHLVDSTNQVGHFQKVLTAIGNFCICSIAVGMLVELIVMYPIQHRKYRDGINNLLVLLIGGIPIAMPTVLSVTMAIGSHRLSQQGAITKRMTAIEEMAGMDVLCSDKTGTLTLNKLSVDVNLVEVFTKGVEKPHVILLAARASRTENQDAIDAAIVGMLADPKEARAGITEVHFFPFNPVDKRTALTYVDSDGNWHRASKGAPEQILTLCNARDDLKKKVHAVIDKFAERGLRSLAVARQEVPEKNKESPGAPWQFVGLLPLFDPPRHDSAETIRRALNLGVNVKMITGDQLAIAKETGRRLGMGTNMYPSASLLGHDKDVSIAALPIEELIEKADGFAGVFPEHKYEIVKKLQERKHICGMTGDGVNDAPALKKADIGIAVADATDAARGASDIVLTEPGLSVIISAVLTSRAIFQRMKNYTIYAVSITIRIVFGFMLIALIWKFDFSPFMVLIIAILNDGTIMTISKDRVKPSPMPDSWKLKEIFATGIVLGGYLGLMTVIFFWAMKETDFFSNHFNVRSLRENREEMMAALYLQVSIVSQALIFVTRSRSWSFVERPGLLLVSAFMIAQLVATLIAVYANWGFAEIKGCGWGWAGVIWLYSIVFYMPLDILKFAIRYILSGKAWLNLLENKTAFTTKKDYGKEEREAQWALAQRTLHGLQPPETSSIFNDKNSYRELSEIAEQAKRRAEVARLRELHTLKGHVESVVKLKGLDIDTIQQHYTV